A genomic stretch from Luteolibacter flavescens includes:
- the rplO gene encoding 50S ribosomal protein L15, giving the protein MKLHTLAPNKGAKHRVKRLGCGESSGHGKTSGKGNKGQKARSGSGTRVGFEGGQMPLHRRLPKRGFNNINFKTKVEVVNLAQLDKAFNDGDTVNEEALRKAGLINRSCDQVKVLGQGEISKKLTLVVDTISASAKEKVEKAGGSVQLPA; this is encoded by the coding sequence ATGAAACTTCACACTCTCGCGCCGAACAAAGGTGCCAAGCATCGCGTCAAGCGCCTCGGCTGCGGCGAAAGCTCCGGCCACGGCAAGACCTCCGGCAAGGGCAACAAGGGTCAGAAGGCCCGTTCCGGCAGCGGCACCCGCGTCGGTTTCGAAGGTGGCCAGATGCCCCTTCACCGTCGTCTGCCCAAGCGCGGTTTCAACAACATCAACTTCAAGACCAAGGTCGAAGTGGTGAACTTGGCCCAGCTCGACAAGGCCTTCAACGATGGCGATACCGTCAACGAGGAAGCCCTGCGCAAGGCCGGTCTCATCAACCGCTCCTGTGATCAGGTCAAGGTGCTCGGCCAGGGCGAGATCAGCAAGAAGCTGACCCTCGTCGTGGACACGATCAGCGCCTCGGCCAAGGAAAAGGTGGAAAAGGCTGGCGGCTCCGTCCAGCTCCCCGCTTGA
- the secY gene encoding preprotein translocase subunit SecY: MISAFANTWKVPELRDRILFTLAMIIIVRLGVHITLPGVDSTVIEKWMAEAAKSDEGGNAFGAMLTIFAGGGLQQAGIFALGIMPYISASIMVQLMTAVVPKLSRLSREDGGRQKITQYTRYITIVIALVQGYFVATSLMHPERLFYMQGIQNFGVLVPGANMLWIALTVLTLVSGTLLLMWIGDQMTERGLGNGTSIIITVNIISALPGALVLTWKHFVTGDDVNAFRSVMMVVMIAMLILVIAGTIAITQAQRRIAVQYAKRVVGRKQFGGQTQYLPLKVNYAGVMPIIFATAILSLPTMMISMVFKGEEWAVKLQEALNPGGTWYYVLGGLFIFFFSYFWVATMFQPSQISEDLKRNGGYIPGVRPGKPTADFLDFTMTRLTFAGAIFLSLIFVLPPLVGHLVGLPQHSMVLQFFGGTSLLILVGVVLDIMRQVETHLLQRHYDGFLRKGKIKGRYDRLAQTGNAASSTALVYLWAVVGLLLVVAAAAWIAKQ, encoded by the coding sequence ATGATCTCCGCTTTCGCGAACACTTGGAAGGTGCCGGAACTCCGGGACCGCATTCTTTTCACCCTGGCGATGATCATCATCGTCCGCCTTGGCGTCCACATCACGCTGCCCGGGGTGGATTCCACGGTCATCGAGAAGTGGATGGCAGAAGCCGCGAAGAGCGACGAAGGGGGCAATGCCTTCGGTGCGATGCTCACCATCTTCGCCGGTGGCGGTCTCCAGCAGGCAGGCATTTTCGCGCTGGGCATCATGCCCTACATTTCCGCGTCGATCATGGTGCAGCTCATGACTGCGGTCGTGCCGAAGCTTTCCCGCCTGTCCCGCGAGGACGGCGGACGCCAGAAGATCACCCAGTATACCCGCTACATCACCATCGTGATCGCACTGGTGCAGGGCTACTTCGTGGCGACCTCGCTGATGCATCCCGAGCGTCTCTTCTACATGCAGGGCATCCAGAACTTCGGCGTGCTCGTCCCCGGGGCGAACATGCTGTGGATCGCCCTGACGGTGCTGACCCTCGTCTCCGGCACCCTGCTGCTGATGTGGATCGGTGACCAGATGACCGAGCGAGGCCTCGGCAACGGCACCTCGATCATCATCACGGTGAACATCATCTCCGCGCTGCCCGGCGCGCTCGTCCTGACCTGGAAGCACTTCGTGACCGGTGACGACGTGAATGCCTTCCGCTCGGTCATGATGGTGGTCATGATCGCCATGCTGATCCTCGTGATCGCCGGCACCATCGCCATCACGCAGGCACAGCGCCGCATCGCGGTGCAGTATGCGAAGCGCGTTGTCGGCCGGAAGCAATTCGGCGGCCAGACCCAGTATCTCCCGCTGAAGGTGAACTACGCTGGCGTGATGCCGATCATCTTCGCGACCGCCATCCTCTCGCTGCCCACCATGATGATCTCGATGGTCTTCAAGGGCGAGGAGTGGGCGGTGAAGCTCCAGGAAGCGCTGAATCCCGGCGGCACCTGGTATTACGTGCTCGGTGGCCTGTTCATCTTCTTCTTCTCCTACTTCTGGGTGGCGACGATGTTCCAGCCTTCCCAGATCTCCGAGGACCTGAAGCGCAATGGCGGCTACATCCCCGGCGTCCGCCCGGGCAAGCCGACGGCTGACTTCCTCGACTTCACGATGACCCGCCTGACCTTCGCGGGTGCCATCTTCCTGTCCCTCATCTTCGTGCTGCCTCCGCTGGTCGGCCACCTCGTGGGCCTGCCGCAGCACTCGATGGTGCTCCAGTTCTTCGGCGGCACCAGCTTGCTGATCCTTGTCGGCGTGGTGCTCGACATCATGCGCCAGGTGGAGACCCACCTGCTGCAGCGCCACTACGACGGCTTCCTGCGGAAGGGCAAGATCAAGGGCCGCTACGACCGCCTCGCCCAGACCGGCAATGCCGCGTCCAGCACCGCGCTCGTCTATCTCTGGGCCGTGGTCGGTCTGCTCCTCGTGGTGGCCGCCGCTGCCTGGATCGCCAAACAGTAA
- a CDS encoding adenylate kinase family protein gives MSKRVVLLGPPASGKGTQGRRLAEELGLAYLSTGALLRSAVEEGSELGKQAEPILARGEYLPDSLMCPIMGEWLTKQTGGWVLDGFPRSVPQADFLADWLSKHGQKLTAAVMLEVPVDELLVRIGNRIECPECRWSGRRQELNRADRCPECGGVTGPRADDTPLNFRSRLAEYEEHTLPLVARYESESLLHRFDATTGADDVGGRLVECIRSLEAHGQTA, from the coding sequence ATGTCAAAACGTGTGGTCCTCCTTGGTCCCCCCGCCTCCGGCAAAGGGACCCAGGGACGTCGCTTGGCCGAGGAGCTCGGCCTCGCTTACCTGAGCACTGGCGCCCTTTTGCGCTCCGCCGTGGAAGAGGGCTCCGAGCTTGGCAAGCAAGCCGAGCCGATCCTTGCCCGCGGCGAATATCTGCCAGACTCGCTCATGTGCCCGATCATGGGCGAGTGGCTGACGAAGCAGACCGGTGGCTGGGTGCTCGACGGATTTCCCCGCAGCGTCCCGCAGGCCGATTTCCTCGCTGATTGGCTCTCCAAGCATGGTCAGAAGCTCACCGCCGCGGTGATGCTCGAGGTGCCGGTGGATGAGTTGCTGGTCCGCATTGGCAACCGGATTGAGTGTCCGGAGTGCCGCTGGTCCGGTCGCCGTCAGGAGCTGAACCGCGCCGACCGCTGCCCGGAGTGCGGCGGGGTGACCGGCCCGCGTGCTGACGACACGCCTTTGAATTTCCGCTCGCGCCTCGCCGAGTACGAGGAGCATACGCTTCCTCTGGTGGCCCGCTATGAAAGCGAGAGCCTGCTGCACCGCTTCGACGCCACCACCGGTGCCGATGATGTCGGCGGGCGTCTGGTGGAGTGCATCCGATCCCTAGAAGCGCATGGCCAGACGGCATAA
- the map gene encoding type I methionyl aminopeptidase, producing MARRHKIKIKTPHEIGRMRIAGATASEILMELVKAVEPGRTTLEIDQLAADLMRQRDCKSAFLGYRGFRGQICISVNEEIVHGIGGPRKIQPGDVVTLDVGVVKSGWIGDNAITVAVGDVTDETRRLLVATEQSLFEAISHAYAGKRLADLCGSVEEYVAPLGFTVVREFVGHGVGRDLHEEPQVPNYRPQGKSPILEPGMILAIEPMVNAGTRSIRILDDGWTVVTADGKPSAHFEHTVLITEGEPELLTWRERGVPGL from the coding sequence ATGGCCAGACGGCATAAGATCAAGATCAAGACGCCGCACGAGATCGGTCGCATGCGGATCGCCGGCGCGACTGCCAGCGAGATCCTCATGGAGCTGGTCAAGGCCGTCGAGCCCGGCCGCACCACGCTGGAGATCGACCAGCTTGCCGCCGACCTGATGCGCCAGCGCGACTGCAAGAGCGCCTTCCTCGGCTATCGCGGCTTCCGCGGGCAGATCTGCATTTCGGTGAATGAGGAGATCGTTCACGGCATCGGCGGGCCGCGGAAGATCCAACCGGGCGACGTGGTCACGCTGGACGTGGGCGTCGTGAAGAGCGGCTGGATCGGCGACAACGCGATCACCGTGGCGGTCGGCGACGTGACTGACGAGACGCGCCGCTTGCTCGTCGCCACCGAGCAATCCCTTTTCGAAGCCATCTCGCATGCCTATGCTGGCAAGCGGCTGGCAGATCTCTGCGGTTCCGTGGAGGAATATGTGGCACCGCTGGGCTTCACCGTCGTGCGCGAATTCGTCGGGCACGGCGTCGGCCGCGATCTCCATGAGGAGCCGCAGGTGCCGAATTACCGCCCGCAAGGAAAGAGCCCGATCCTGGAGCCCGGCATGATCCTCGCGATCGAGCCGATGGTGAATGCCGGGACGCGATCCATCCGCATCCTCGATGACGGCTGGACCGTAGTGACCGCCGATGGAAAGCCTTCGGCGCACTTCGAGCACACCGTGCTGATCACGGAGGGCGAGCCGGAGCTGCTCACCTGGCGTGAGCGTGGCGTGCCCGGCTTGTGA
- a CDS encoding DUF2007 domain-containing protein, whose product MRERTLIKLSHYQAVLEGAGIPTFIRNESLAHLEVPIPTFCPALCVVEDGDYERAMQLLHESEAEAAKASIEDCTCGKCGETNPHSFDICWNCGTELAA is encoded by the coding sequence GTGCGTGAACGGACCCTGATCAAGCTCTCCCACTATCAGGCGGTGCTGGAAGGCGCGGGCATCCCGACCTTCATCCGCAACGAAAGCCTCGCCCACCTCGAGGTGCCCATCCCGACCTTCTGCCCCGCCCTGTGTGTGGTCGAGGACGGGGACTATGAGCGGGCGATGCAGCTCCTGCACGAGTCCGAGGCCGAGGCGGCGAAGGCATCCATCGAGGACTGCACCTGCGGCAAGTGCGGTGAGACGAATCCCCACAGCTTTGACATCTGCTGGAACTGCGGGACCGAACTGGCGGCCTGA
- a CDS encoding N-acetylmuramoyl-L-alanine amidase family protein translates to MPNRFSIPLMLAVLFAWLGASPVARAQWETKQISGRDYISVDGMKKFYGFDSIKRTGNQLLLDKVVVVKNPRTGKPEKQGVLMKLQVGSQECLMNGVKFVFSYKVEDQGGRAWISRIDLTKLVDPVLRPNYIANAGNFKTVIIDAGHGGKDPGATNALGTEAAYNLDIANRLKRMLSDPKLGYKVVMTRDTDRYLTLQERVQIANRVNDNAIFISIHHNSGGSAARGLETFTLSPIGVAHYGRGLNASDFQMRAGNSHDSGNVALATAVHGSLLTLLKEPKTEKSYTLDRGIKRARFSVLTGVKHPAILVECGFMTHPYEARLIHNEAYRNTIAKGITAAVMKYSKAVSKSPAANP, encoded by the coding sequence ATGCCGAACCGATTCTCGATTCCGCTCATGCTGGCCGTGCTTTTCGCGTGGCTGGGAGCATCGCCCGTGGCCCGCGCCCAGTGGGAGACCAAGCAGATCAGTGGCCGCGACTACATCTCCGTGGATGGTATGAAGAAGTTCTACGGCTTCGATTCCATCAAACGCACCGGAAACCAGCTCCTGCTGGACAAGGTGGTGGTGGTGAAGAACCCGCGCACCGGCAAGCCGGAGAAGCAAGGCGTGCTGATGAAGCTCCAAGTGGGCTCGCAGGAATGCCTGATGAACGGCGTGAAATTCGTCTTCAGCTACAAGGTGGAGGACCAGGGCGGCCGCGCATGGATCTCCCGCATCGACCTCACGAAGCTCGTCGATCCCGTCCTGCGGCCGAACTACATCGCGAACGCGGGCAATTTCAAAACCGTCATCATCGATGCCGGTCACGGCGGCAAGGACCCCGGCGCCACGAACGCGCTGGGCACCGAGGCGGCCTACAACCTGGACATCGCCAACCGCCTCAAGCGGATGCTCTCGGATCCGAAGCTCGGCTACAAGGTGGTCATGACCCGCGATACCGACCGCTACCTGACCCTGCAGGAGCGCGTCCAGATCGCGAACCGCGTGAATGACAACGCGATCTTCATCTCCATCCACCACAACTCCGGCGGCAGCGCGGCACGTGGGCTGGAAACCTTCACCCTCTCGCCCATCGGCGTGGCACACTATGGCCGCGGCCTGAATGCCAGCGACTTCCAGATGCGCGCGGGCAATAGCCACGACTCCGGCAACGTGGCCCTCGCCACCGCCGTCCACGGCTCGTTGCTGACCCTGCTCAAGGAGCCAAAGACGGAGAAATCCTACACGCTGGACCGCGGCATCAAACGCGCGCGCTTCAGCGTGCTGACCGGCGTGAAGCACCCGGCCATCCTCGTGGAATGCGGCTTCATGACGCACCCCTACGAGGCACGCCTGATCCACAACGAGGCCTACCGCAACACGATCGCCAAGGGCATCACCGCCGCTGTCATGAAGTACAGCAAGGCAGTCTCGAAGAGCCCGGCTGCGAATCCGTAA
- a CDS encoding SMP-30/gluconolactonase/LRE family protein, with product MTIETVGNYRARWGEGPLWWKDSLLYVDIENHRVVRFDPATGAEQTWDVGERVGTIVPREAGGFVIAGDTGFHFLSEAGELTALGDPEPDKADNRFNDGKCSPDGRFFAGTISLVKKTGDARLYRLDPDLTVHEVFGPVTNSNGIVWSADGRTVYYIDTPRKEVLAFDYEAGHLTNLRSVVSTAHYEWSPDGMTIDDGGNLWIAFCHGACVVCFSPESGEELRKVDLPCLETTACAFGGPDLADLYVTTGVHKDVKEEDAGRLFVIRGLGVKGLPAHGFAG from the coding sequence ATGACCATCGAAACCGTCGGCAACTACCGCGCCCGCTGGGGTGAAGGCCCCCTGTGGTGGAAGGATTCGCTCCTCTATGTGGACATCGAAAACCACCGCGTGGTGCGCTTCGATCCCGCCACCGGTGCCGAGCAGACGTGGGACGTGGGCGAGCGCGTGGGGACCATCGTCCCGCGCGAGGCCGGTGGCTTCGTGATCGCCGGGGACACCGGATTCCACTTCCTGAGCGAAGCCGGGGAGCTGACGGCGCTGGGTGACCCCGAGCCGGACAAGGCCGACAACCGCTTCAACGACGGCAAGTGCTCGCCCGACGGCCGCTTTTTCGCCGGAACGATCAGCCTAGTGAAGAAGACCGGCGACGCCCGCCTCTACCGCCTCGATCCCGACCTCACGGTCCACGAGGTCTTCGGTCCGGTGACGAATTCGAACGGCATCGTCTGGAGCGCCGACGGCCGCACGGTCTATTACATCGATACGCCGCGGAAGGAGGTCCTCGCTTTCGACTACGAGGCAGGTCATCTGACGAACCTGCGCAGCGTCGTTTCCACCGCGCACTACGAGTGGTCGCCGGACGGCATGACCATCGATGACGGGGGAAACCTGTGGATCGCCTTTTGCCACGGTGCCTGCGTGGTGTGCTTCAGCCCGGAGAGCGGCGAGGAATTGCGGAAGGTGGACCTGCCTTGCCTGGAGACGACCGCCTGTGCCTTTGGCGGGCCGGATCTGGCGGACCTCTACGTCACCACCGGCGTCCACAAGGACGTGAAGGAAGAGGACGCCGGAAGGCTCTTCGTGATCCGCGGGCTGGGGGTGAAAGGGCTGCCCGCACACGGATTCGCCGGGTAG
- a CDS encoding DUF1553 domain-containing protein: MSRFPVIPAVFVCFAVSASAEQAVSYAFEVQPILSDKCFACHGPDGAKRDSGLRLDTAEGAYGPLKDTPGSAIVQGDPGRSVAWQRINSDDPDEVMPPVKSRLVLTAEEKDVLKRWIAQGAKYEPHWAFQPLPDSVPVPATRDAAWPQGEIDRFVLARLESEELAPSPAADPLRWLRRVTLDLTGLPPTPEEIAAFREHPDKAGAVDRLLASPRFGEHFAVPWLDAARYADSYGYQSDQLTAFWPWRDWVIRSLNANLPIDQFITWQVAGDLLPEATRDQQLATTFNRLHRLTNEGGSVVEEFLVENMADRIHTFGSVFLALTMECSRCHDHKYDPISMRDYYSFGAFFNSIPERGFYSAASIQPSPGLLLPDAAQEAQLAGARQAVIAAEAVVDGRRADSYGDFEAWLATSPALPAADLVSSLGFDGDALEDAAGAPAASANGLPRVPGKSGMAIRLDGDVGIGLPGRLEYDRCDPFTIDIVLRDTVANPAPVTVLHRSFGTDVGYNGIELLLAGGHLEARLVRDWPGNAIAVRSVAAIPRDAWARVTWTYDGSSRSEGIRLYLDGRPLETVETAGVVYKSIVTRTHGDGIAAIGARFRDRGFKGGEVDALKIYGRALTSLEVAAMEDASMWANADAAAKKEAWLGSVDAGYREAQFALRNARAAVIAVEEGVFEIPVMRESMSIRPAHVLARGAYDSPRDKENEVGRNTFAEILIPFPQDAPRDRLGLARWLADPRHPLTSRVFVNRVWANFFGSGIVETSDNFGLQGSLPTHPELLDWMSRDFVSHGWDLKRLCRSIVLGATYGQDSRWRADLRERDPANRLLARGPSRRLSSEQIRDSALAASGLLQQRDGGPPVSPYQPGGDLWRESNSMSPAYQRSHGPDLYRRSLYSVWKRTAPLPNMLAFDSPTREICTILRPQTNTPLQALVLLNDVQFIEAARALAEKVHALPEGERLAAAFIACASRPPTDREAELLAELHAGQLERFKASPEDARKYLAQGDSPAGRDLDPVSAAALAVTCSAILNLDASVWNR; the protein is encoded by the coding sequence ATGTCGCGATTTCCCGTCATTCCTGCGGTTTTCGTCTGCTTCGCCGTATCAGCATCGGCAGAGCAGGCGGTCTCGTATGCGTTTGAGGTCCAGCCCATCCTTTCGGACAAGTGCTTCGCCTGCCACGGCCCGGACGGGGCGAAGCGCGACTCGGGCCTACGGCTGGACACGGCGGAGGGAGCCTACGGACCGCTGAAGGACACGCCGGGCAGCGCGATCGTGCAGGGAGATCCGGGGCGGTCGGTCGCATGGCAGCGCATCAATTCGGACGACCCGGACGAGGTGATGCCACCGGTGAAATCGCGCCTCGTCCTGACGGCGGAGGAGAAGGACGTGCTGAAGCGCTGGATCGCGCAGGGTGCCAAATACGAGCCGCACTGGGCATTCCAGCCGCTGCCTGATTCCGTCCCGGTGCCTGCAACGCGGGATGCGGCGTGGCCGCAGGGAGAGATCGACCGCTTTGTGCTGGCCAGGCTGGAGTCGGAGGAGCTCGCGCCCTCGCCCGCGGCGGACCCGCTGCGCTGGCTGCGGCGGGTGACGCTGGACCTCACCGGCCTGCCGCCGACGCCCGAGGAGATCGCGGCTTTCCGGGAGCATCCGGACAAGGCCGGCGCGGTGGACCGGCTGCTGGCCAGCCCGCGCTTTGGCGAGCACTTCGCGGTGCCATGGCTGGATGCGGCGCGCTATGCGGACTCGTATGGCTATCAGTCCGACCAGCTCACCGCCTTCTGGCCGTGGCGGGACTGGGTGATCCGTTCGCTGAATGCGAACCTGCCCATCGACCAATTCATCACCTGGCAGGTCGCCGGTGACCTGCTGCCGGAGGCGACGCGGGACCAGCAGCTCGCGACGACCTTCAACCGCCTGCATCGCCTGACGAACGAGGGCGGTTCGGTGGTGGAGGAATTCCTCGTGGAGAACATGGCGGACCGGATTCACACCTTCGGCTCCGTCTTCCTCGCGCTGACCATGGAGTGCAGCCGCTGCCATGATCACAAGTACGACCCGATCTCGATGCGGGACTACTACTCGTTCGGCGCGTTCTTCAATTCGATCCCGGAGCGCGGTTTTTACAGCGCCGCCTCCATCCAGCCGTCGCCGGGGCTGCTGCTGCCGGACGCCGCGCAGGAGGCGCAGCTCGCCGGGGCCAGGCAGGCGGTCATCGCCGCGGAGGCGGTGGTGGACGGTCGGCGTGCGGATTCCTACGGGGACTTCGAGGCGTGGCTGGCGACCTCGCCCGCGCTTCCCGCGGCGGACCTGGTTTCGTCGCTCGGCTTCGATGGCGATGCGCTGGAGGATGCTGCGGGTGCTCCCGCGGCTTCGGCGAATGGACTGCCGCGCGTGCCGGGGAAATCCGGCATGGCCATCCGGCTCGATGGCGATGTCGGCATCGGCTTGCCGGGACGGCTGGAATACGACCGCTGCGATCCCTTTACCATCGACATCGTCCTGCGTGACACGGTGGCCAATCCCGCTCCGGTCACGGTGCTTCACCGGAGCTTTGGCACGGATGTCGGCTACAATGGGATCGAGCTGCTGCTGGCAGGCGGGCACCTTGAGGCGAGGCTGGTGCGGGATTGGCCGGGCAATGCGATAGCCGTGCGCAGCGTGGCAGCGATCCCGCGCGATGCCTGGGCGCGCGTCACGTGGACCTACGATGGATCTAGTAGATCAGAAGGCATCCGGCTTTATCTCGATGGCAGGCCCTTGGAAACGGTGGAGACGGCGGGAGTGGTGTACAAGTCGATCGTCACGCGCACGCATGGCGACGGGATCGCGGCGATCGGTGCGCGCTTCCGGGACCGGGGATTCAAGGGCGGCGAGGTGGACGCGCTGAAGATCTACGGGCGGGCGCTGACATCGCTGGAAGTCGCGGCGATGGAAGATGCGTCCATGTGGGCGAATGCGGATGCGGCAGCAAAGAAAGAGGCCTGGCTGGGCTCCGTAGATGCCGGATATCGCGAGGCACAATTTGCCTTGAGGAATGCCCGTGCCGCGGTCATCGCCGTGGAGGAGGGCGTCTTCGAGATTCCCGTGATGAGGGAGAGCATGTCGATTCGTCCGGCGCATGTCCTCGCGCGGGGGGCGTATGATTCACCCCGCGACAAGGAGAATGAAGTGGGGCGCAATACCTTCGCGGAGATCCTGATTCCCTTTCCGCAGGATGCGCCGCGGGACCGGCTGGGCCTTGCGCGCTGGCTGGCGGATCCGCGGCATCCGCTCACGTCGCGGGTCTTCGTCAATCGAGTCTGGGCGAATTTCTTCGGCTCCGGAATCGTGGAGACGTCAGACAATTTCGGCCTGCAGGGATCGCTGCCGACGCATCCGGAGCTGCTCGACTGGATGTCGCGCGACTTCGTTTCCCACGGCTGGGACCTGAAGCGGCTGTGCCGGTCCATCGTGCTCGGCGCGACCTACGGTCAGGATAGTAGATGGCGTGCCGACCTGCGCGAGCGCGACCCGGCGAACCGCCTGCTCGCACGCGGGCCGTCGCGACGCCTGTCCTCGGAGCAGATAAGGGACTCCGCGCTCGCGGCATCGGGCCTGCTCCAGCAGCGGGACGGCGGCCCTCCGGTTTCGCCGTATCAGCCGGGTGGCGACCTCTGGCGCGAGTCGAACTCGATGTCCCCGGCCTATCAGCGCTCGCACGGTCCCGACCTCTACCGGCGCTCGCTTTACTCGGTGTGGAAGCGCACGGCACCGCTGCCAAACATGCTCGCCTTTGACAGCCCGACGCGCGAGATCTGCACGATCCTCAGGCCGCAGACGAATACCCCGCTGCAGGCGCTGGTGCTGCTGAATGACGTGCAATTCATCGAGGCCGCCCGCGCGCTGGCGGAGAAGGTGCATGCGCTGCCGGAGGGCGAGCGGCTGGCTGCGGCCTTCATCGCGTGCGCCTCGCGCCCGCCAACGGATCGTGAGGCGGAGTTGCTCGCGGAGCTGCATGCCGGGCAGCTCGAGCGATTCAAGGCGAGCCCCGAGGACGCTCGGAAATACCTCGCCCAAGGTGACAGCCCGGCGGGCCGTGACCTCGATCCCGTTTCTGCCGCGGCGCTGGCCGTGACCTGCTCCGCCATCCTGAATCTCGACGCCTCCGTGTGGAACCGATGA
- a CDS encoding DUF1501 domain-containing protein, whose translation MNPSPDTFTGLTRRHFFKSGATGIGGAALASMLGGGLHASAPPSFAPKAKRIIHLFQSGGPAQQDLFDYKPLLNEMNGQPLPDHVRGSQRLTGMSAQQASIPLAGSHFKFQQHGQSGAWVSELLPHTAAIADKLCFVKSMFTDAINHDPAITFFQTGSQIAGRPSMGSWLSYGLGSDNANLPDFIVLVSAGQGDQPLYARLWGNGFLDSKYQGVQFRSGKDPVLYLSNPDGICRSGRRAMLDKLSELNRAQFESELDPEIESRIAQYEMAYRMQSSVPDATDLSGEPDSVHALYGEDSRKPGTFAANCLLARRLAERGVRFIQLYHQGWDQHDNLPSAIPGQCKETDQASAALVRDLEQRGLLDDTLVIWGGEFGRTSYSQGKLTKDNYGRDHHPRCFTLWMAGGGIKPGITHGHTDAYGYNIADADGNPLAADKHIYVPGAVHVHDLQATILHLMGIDHTALTYLHQGRRFRLTDVHGRVVKDILA comes from the coding sequence ATGAACCCGTCACCCGATACCTTCACGGGCCTGACCCGCCGGCACTTCTTCAAATCCGGAGCGACGGGCATCGGCGGGGCGGCGCTTGCGTCGATGCTCGGCGGTGGGCTGCATGCCTCGGCACCGCCGAGCTTCGCTCCGAAGGCGAAGCGCATCATCCATCTCTTCCAGTCGGGCGGACCGGCGCAGCAGGATCTCTTCGACTACAAGCCGCTGCTGAATGAGATGAACGGCCAGCCGCTGCCGGATCACGTGCGCGGCAGCCAGCGCCTCACCGGCATGTCCGCGCAACAGGCGTCGATCCCGCTGGCGGGCAGTCATTTCAAGTTCCAGCAGCACGGGCAATCTGGCGCATGGGTCTCCGAGCTGCTGCCGCACACCGCGGCCATCGCGGACAAGCTGTGCTTCGTGAAGTCGATGTTCACGGACGCGATCAACCATGACCCGGCGATCACCTTTTTCCAAACGGGCTCGCAGATCGCGGGGCGTCCTTCGATGGGTTCGTGGCTTTCCTACGGGCTCGGTTCCGACAATGCGAACCTGCCGGACTTCATCGTGCTCGTCTCGGCGGGGCAGGGGGACCAGCCGCTCTACGCGAGACTGTGGGGGAATGGCTTCCTCGACTCGAAGTATCAGGGCGTGCAATTCCGCTCGGGGAAGGACCCGGTGCTCTATCTCTCGAATCCCGACGGCATCTGCCGCTCCGGTCGACGCGCGATGCTCGACAAGCTCTCGGAACTGAATCGCGCGCAGTTCGAGAGCGAGCTGGACCCGGAGATCGAGTCACGCATCGCCCAGTATGAAATGGCCTACCGGATGCAGTCCAGCGTGCCGGATGCGACCGACCTTTCCGGCGAGCCGGACAGCGTCCATGCCCTCTACGGTGAAGATAGTAGGAAGCCCGGGACCTTCGCGGCGAATTGCCTGCTGGCGCGCCGCCTGGCCGAGCGCGGCGTGCGTTTCATCCAGCTCTATCACCAGGGCTGGGACCAGCATGACAACCTGCCGTCCGCGATCCCCGGCCAGTGCAAGGAGACGGACCAGGCGTCCGCCGCGCTCGTCCGCGACCTGGAACAACGCGGGTTGCTGGATGACACGCTCGTCATCTGGGGCGGGGAATTCGGCCGCACCTCCTACTCGCAGGGCAAGCTGACGAAGGACAACTACGGCCGCGACCATCACCCGCGCTGCTTCACCCTCTGGATGGCGGGCGGCGGCATCAAGCCGGGCATCACCCACGGCCACACCGATGCGTATGGCTACAACATCGCCGATGCGGACGGGAATCCGCTCGCCGCGGACAAGCACATTTACGTCCCCGGCGCGGTGCACGTCCACGACCTGCAAGCGACCATCCTGCACCTCATGGGCATCGACCACACGGCGCTGACCTATCTCCATCAGGGCCGCCGCTTCCGGCTGACCGACGTGCACGGGCGCGTGGTGAAGGACATCCTGGCGTGA